The following coding sequences lie in one Biomphalaria glabrata chromosome 18, xgBioGlab47.1, whole genome shotgun sequence genomic window:
- the LOC106072972 gene encoding uncharacterized protein LOC106072972, producing the protein MRMLFIVDDNVAEEEFLKNISEHMQNDQINIEALSSSLKSQLKKCCKQKSVSAKSKSVEIKTAMLKHIKKGCEEVKIDNHKRFSRKRKRTCSESLKDELKKGRTDTKTMQSVVKGDDLDSVEVSTIYEYQHDHRLCEDKDNTAQIETQVTESGCKQCKKKLISRKRKHTVYANEQKKNNVRFLNTKVKCSSLCSNETTQCAERYDSLSVTSPLESSTSCLELIEDSCVSVDSELSESRRPKEHWPSEDQDCSLVFGKLFSDTKKTYDLDSNPKTASTTDDIHVDLPDSMYVALDCEMVGVGPKGSHSVLARCSILDFFGNILYDSYIKPTELITDYRTRWSGIYPFHMDEAEPVHEALPKIRSLLMNKVIIGHAVYNDFRVLGLKPQHYMVRDTAQCRRLVQMASLEGRGNSLKKLAQVLLDRPIQVSSKGHCSVEDARATLDLFKLVRKDWEYDLMGKWLKKNSDIYNKLMEQVNTNTLNASVPTPEDFLQDKFWPTEITD; encoded by the exons ATGAGGATGTTATTTATTGTTGATGATAATGTTGCAGAAGAAGAATTTTTGAAGAACATTTCAGAACATATGCAAAATGACCAGATAAACATTGAAGCTCTTAGTTCTTCATTGAAAAGTCAACTTAAGAAATGTTGTAAACAAAAATCCGTTAGTGCTAAGAGTAAATCAGTTGAAATTAAAACAGCCATGCTGAAACACATTAAGAAAGGTTGTGAGGAAGTGAAGATAGACAATCACAAACGTTTTAGTAGGAAACGTAAAAGAACCTGTTCAGAAAGTTTGAAAGATGAACTTAAAAAAGGTAGGACAGATACAAAAACCATGCAATCAGTTGTTAAAGGTGATGACTTAGATTCAGTGGAAGTCTCTACAATTTATGAATACCAACATGATCACAGATTGTGTGAAGATAAAGACAATACTGCACAGATTGAGACACAGGTCACTGAATCAGGGTGTAAACAgtgcaaaaaaaagttaataagcAGAAAGAGAAAACACACAGTGTATGCaaatgaacagaaaaaaaacaatgtcaggTTCCTTAACACAAAAGTCAAGTGTTCATCTCTATGTTCGAATGAAACAACCCAGTGTGCTGAAAGGTATGACAGTTTATCTGTTACCTCCCCACTTGAAAGCTCTACATCTTGTTTAGAATTGATTGAGGACAGCTGTGTCTCTGTGGATAGTGAGCTATCAGAGTCTAGGAGACCAAAAGAGCATTGGCCCTCTGAAGATCAAGATTGTTCCTTGGTGTTTGGGAAACTGTTTTCAGACACTAAGAAAACTTATGACCTAGATAGTAATCCAAa AACCGCTTCTACTACTGATGATATACATGTAGATTTGCCTGATAGTATGTATGTGGCATTAGATTGTGAGATGGTGGGAGTGGGACCAAAAGGAAGCCACAGTGTATTGG CTCGCTGCAGCATCTTAGACTTTTTTGGCAACATACTATATGATAGTTACATTAAGCCTACAGAGTTAATAACAGATTACAGGACTCGATGGAGTGGTATTTATCCTTTCCacatggatgaagctgaacctGTACATGAAGCATTGCCCAAGATAAGATCATTATTAATG AACAAAGTCATTATTGGTCATGCTGTGTATAATGACTTCAGAGTTCTGGGACTAAAGCCGCAACACTACATGGTGAGAGACACAGCTCAGTGTCGCAGATTAGTTCAGATGGCTAGCCTGGAAGGCAGAGGAAACAGCTTGAAAAAACTAGCTCAAGTTTTGCTGG ATCGTCCCATTCAGGTGAGCAGCAAAGGACATTGTTCTGTTGAAGATGCCAGAGCTACACTGGATTTGTTTAAACTGGTCAGAAAGGACTGGGAATATGATCTTATGGGCAAATGGTTGAAGAAAAATTCTGACATTTACAACAAATTAATGGAACAAGTTAATACAAATACACTGAATGCCAGTGTCCCTACACCTGAAGATTTTCTTCAAGATAAGTTTTGGCCCACAGAAATTACAGATTAA